From the Leptospira biflexa serovar Patoc strain 'Patoc 1 (Paris)' genome, one window contains:
- a CDS encoding glyoxalase/bleomycin resistance/dioxygenase family protein: MKPMLEPSPPRDKSLSFFSVNLAGGENCSLPLHFYQSILGGEVVKESFGHAELVLSGNLKLVFSKPTEHCPVRPGTITLEWEKGKENDPIFQRFKPVTTLETKGYHLWEDPWGNWVWVYFFK; encoded by the coding sequence ATGAAACCTATGTTGGAACCAAGTCCCCCTCGGGACAAATCACTTTCCTTTTTTTCTGTCAATTTAGCGGGGGGAGAGAATTGTTCTCTTCCACTTCACTTCTACCAATCCATTTTAGGAGGGGAAGTCGTGAAAGAAAGTTTTGGCCATGCGGAACTTGTCCTTTCAGGAAACCTAAAACTGGTGTTTTCCAAACCAACAGAACATTGCCCTGTGAGGCCAGGCACCATCACCTTGGAATGGGAAAAAGGAAAGGAAAACGATCCGATCTTCCAAAGATTCAAACCAGTCACAACCTTAGAAACAAAGGGTTACCATTTATGGGAAGACCCATGGGGAAATTGGGTTTGGGTTTACTTCTTTAAATAG